A DNA window from Zingiber officinale cultivar Zhangliang chromosome 3A, Zo_v1.1, whole genome shotgun sequence contains the following coding sequences:
- the LOC122053159 gene encoding 1,4-alpha-glucan-branching enzyme, chloroplastic/amyloplastic-like isoform X2, which translates to MNNKAERHFAISSVVKENQTMTTSTEDVQLGIFEIDPSLEKFKDHFSYRTKKYVETESMIKKYEGSLEAFAQGYLKFGFNREQDSIVYREWAPAAQEAQVIGDFNGWDGSNHKMERNEFGIWTIRIPDSGGIPSIPHNSRIKFRFKHGNGIWVDRIPAWIRFATLDPTRFAAPYDGVYWDPPPSERYVFKHPRPPKPAAPRIYEAHVGMSGPEPRVSTYREFADNVLPRIRANNYNMVQLMAIMEHSYYGSFGYHVTNFFAVSSRSGTPEDLKYLIDKAHGLGIRVLMDVVHSHASNNVTDGLNGFDVGQSTQESYFHTGERGYHKLWDSRLFNYANWEVLRFLLSNLRWWLDEFKFDGFRFDGVTSMLYHHHGINMAFTGNYSEYFSEATDVDAVVYMMLANRLVHKVLPDATIIAEDVSGMPALCLPVYEGGVGFDYRLAMAIPDKWIDYLKNKIDIKWSMKDIAWSLTNRRYTEKCIAYAESHDQAIVGDKTISFLLMDKEMYSGMSNLKPASPLIDRGISLHKMIHFITMALGGEGYLNFMGNEFGHPEWIDFPREGNGWSYDKCRRQWNLVDTDHLRYKHMNAFDRAMNLLDDRFHFLASTKQIVSSTSEEDKVIVFERGDLVFVFNFHPENTYSGYKVGCDLPGKYRVALDSDAPEFGGHGRVGHDVDHFTTPEGIPGVPETNFNNRPNSFQILSPARTCTVYYKVDETAEQPGEETAISETTVSGILDQSETYETTEILLGEETTEIATLALDDSKIDETAELSSDNRPTEDSLDQTPLEDRSGEIRD; encoded by the exons ATGAACAACAAG GCTGAACGACATTTTGCAATATCATCTGTTGTGAAAGAAAACCAAACTATGACGACTAGCACTGAAGATGTTCAACttggaatttttgaaattgatccATCATTGGAAAAATTCAAAGACCATTTCAGTTATAGGACAAAGAAATATGTAGAAACCGAATCAATGATCAAAAAATATGAAGGAAGCCTTGAAGCATTTGCTCAAG GCTACCTCAAGTTTGGATTCAACAGAGAACAAGATAGTATTGTCTACCGTGAATGGGCTCCAGCTGCACA AGAAGCACAAGTTATTGGAGATTTTAATGGTTGGGATGGGTCCAACCACAAAATGGAAAGAAACGAATTTGGGATATGGACAATTAGAATTCCAGACTCTGGAGGCATCCCATCCATTCCACACAATTCCAGAATCAAATTTCGGTTCAAACATGGCAATGGGATTTGGGTTGACAGGATTCCAGCATGGATTAGATTTGCTACTCTTGACCCTACTAGGTTTGCTGCTCCTTATGATGGGGTTTATTGGGATCCACCACCTTCAGAAAG GTATGTATTCAAGCATCCTCGACCTCCAAAACCTGCTGCTCCAAGGATCTACGAAGCTCATGTTGGGATGAGTGGCCCTGAACCACGTGTAAGCACTTACAGGGAATTTGCGGATAATGTCTTACCTCGTATTCGAGCAAATAATTATAACATGGTTCAGTTAATGGCTATCATGGAACACTCTTACTATGGATCTTTTGGTTACCATGTTACCAACTTTTTTGCTGTAAGTAGTAGATCTGGGACACCAGAGGATCTCAAGTATCTTATAGACAAAGCCCATGGTTTAGGAATACGAGTTCTGATGGATGTCGTTCACAGCCATGCTAGCAACAATGTCACAGATGGTCTTAATGGGTTTGATGTTGGACAAAGCACTCAAGAATCATACTTCCATACTGGAGAAAGGGGTTATCATAAGCTATGGGATAGCCGATTATTTAACTATGCTAATTGGGAAGTTCTACGCTTTCTTTTATCAAACTTAAGATGGTGGTTGGATGAGTTCAAGTTTGATGGCTTCCGATTTGATGGTGTGACTTCAATGCTCTACCATCATCATGGAATTAACATGGCATTCACTGGAAACTACAGTGAGTATTTCAGTGAGGCTACCGATGTGGATGCGGTTGTTTACATGATGCTTGCAAACCGCTTGGTGCACAAGGTTTTGCCAGATGCCACTATTATTGCCGAAGATGTTTCTGGTATGCCAGCTCTATGTCTACCGGTCTACGAAGGTGGAGTAGGTTTTGACTATCGTTTGGCCATGGCAATCCCTGACAAGTGGATCGATTACTTGAAGAATAAAATAGATATTAAATGGTCAATGAAAGACATTGCTTGGAGCTTAACAAACAGGCGATATACTGAAAAGTGCATAGCATATGCAGAGAGTCATGATCAG GCCATTGTGGGGGACAAAACAATTTCCTTCCTTCTAATGGACAAGGAGATGTATTCAGGCATGTCCAATTTGAAACCTGCTTCGCCTCTCATTGATCGAGGAATTTCACTACACAAG ATGATTCACTTCATAACTATGGCGCTGGGTGGTGAAGGCTACCTAAATTTCATGGGAAATGAG TTTGGCCATCCGGAATGGATTGACTTCCCAAGGGAAGGCAATGGTTGGAGCTATGATAAGTGTAGACGCCAGTGGAACCTTGTGGACACTGATCACCTAAGATACAAG CACATGAATGCCTTTGATAGAGCAATGAATTTGCTTGATGATAGATTTCACTTCCTTGCATCAACAAAGCAGATTGTGAGTAGCACATCTGAAGAAGATAAG GTTATCGTCTTTGAGCGTGGAGATTTGGTTTTTGTGTTCAATTTCCATCCAGAGAACACCTATAGCGG ATATAAGGTTGGCTGTGATTTGCCGGGGAAATACAGGGTCGCACTCGATAGTGATGCTCCGGAATTTGGCGGACATGGACGA GTTGGCCATGATGTAGACCATTTTACAACTCCTGAAGGAATTCCAGGAGTCCCTGAAACAAACTTCAACAACCGTCCCAACTCGTTCCAAATCCTATCCCCTGCCCGCACTTGCACG GTTTATTACAAAGTTGATGAAACTGCTGAGCAACCCGGTGAAGAAACAGCCATAAGTGAAACAACGGTGTCAGGGATTCTGGATCAATCCGAAACTTATGAAACCACTGAAATCCTCCTAGGTGAAGAAACAACTGAAATAGCAACGTTGGCCCTGGATGATTCGAAGATTGATGAGACTGCTGAATTGTCGAGTGACAACAGACCAACAGAGGATTCTCTTGATCAAACTCCTTTAGAAGATCGTTCAGGTGAAATTAGAGATTGA
- the LOC122053159 gene encoding 1,4-alpha-glucan-branching enzyme, chloroplastic/amyloplastic-like isoform X1 yields the protein MLICSSSSPPLFLPLPSSCRTLKVAICHGCARRQSALVANVSASFAGRLPFFYQQRWYMNNKAERHFAISSVVKENQTMTTSTEDVQLGIFEIDPSLEKFKDHFSYRTKKYVETESMIKKYEGSLEAFAQGYLKFGFNREQDSIVYREWAPAAQEAQVIGDFNGWDGSNHKMERNEFGIWTIRIPDSGGIPSIPHNSRIKFRFKHGNGIWVDRIPAWIRFATLDPTRFAAPYDGVYWDPPPSERYVFKHPRPPKPAAPRIYEAHVGMSGPEPRVSTYREFADNVLPRIRANNYNMVQLMAIMEHSYYGSFGYHVTNFFAVSSRSGTPEDLKYLIDKAHGLGIRVLMDVVHSHASNNVTDGLNGFDVGQSTQESYFHTGERGYHKLWDSRLFNYANWEVLRFLLSNLRWWLDEFKFDGFRFDGVTSMLYHHHGINMAFTGNYSEYFSEATDVDAVVYMMLANRLVHKVLPDATIIAEDVSGMPALCLPVYEGGVGFDYRLAMAIPDKWIDYLKNKIDIKWSMKDIAWSLTNRRYTEKCIAYAESHDQAIVGDKTISFLLMDKEMYSGMSNLKPASPLIDRGISLHKMIHFITMALGGEGYLNFMGNEFGHPEWIDFPREGNGWSYDKCRRQWNLVDTDHLRYKHMNAFDRAMNLLDDRFHFLASTKQIVSSTSEEDKVIVFERGDLVFVFNFHPENTYSGYKVGCDLPGKYRVALDSDAPEFGGHGRVGHDVDHFTTPEGIPGVPETNFNNRPNSFQILSPARTCTVYYKVDETAEQPGEETAISETTVSGILDQSETYETTEILLGEETTEIATLALDDSKIDETAELSSDNRPTEDSLDQTPLEDRSGEIRD from the exons ATGCTCATATGCTCTTCCTCCTCCCCGCCTCTCTTCCTGCCTCTCCCTTCTTCATGCCGAACTCTCAAG GTCGCAATCTGTCATGGTTGTGCAAGACGCCAATCAGCATTAGTGGCGAATGTGTCTGCAAGTTTTGCTGGTAGATTACCTTTCTTTTATCAGCAAAGATGGTACATGAACAACAAG GCTGAACGACATTTTGCAATATCATCTGTTGTGAAAGAAAACCAAACTATGACGACTAGCACTGAAGATGTTCAACttggaatttttgaaattgatccATCATTGGAAAAATTCAAAGACCATTTCAGTTATAGGACAAAGAAATATGTAGAAACCGAATCAATGATCAAAAAATATGAAGGAAGCCTTGAAGCATTTGCTCAAG GCTACCTCAAGTTTGGATTCAACAGAGAACAAGATAGTATTGTCTACCGTGAATGGGCTCCAGCTGCACA AGAAGCACAAGTTATTGGAGATTTTAATGGTTGGGATGGGTCCAACCACAAAATGGAAAGAAACGAATTTGGGATATGGACAATTAGAATTCCAGACTCTGGAGGCATCCCATCCATTCCACACAATTCCAGAATCAAATTTCGGTTCAAACATGGCAATGGGATTTGGGTTGACAGGATTCCAGCATGGATTAGATTTGCTACTCTTGACCCTACTAGGTTTGCTGCTCCTTATGATGGGGTTTATTGGGATCCACCACCTTCAGAAAG GTATGTATTCAAGCATCCTCGACCTCCAAAACCTGCTGCTCCAAGGATCTACGAAGCTCATGTTGGGATGAGTGGCCCTGAACCACGTGTAAGCACTTACAGGGAATTTGCGGATAATGTCTTACCTCGTATTCGAGCAAATAATTATAACATGGTTCAGTTAATGGCTATCATGGAACACTCTTACTATGGATCTTTTGGTTACCATGTTACCAACTTTTTTGCTGTAAGTAGTAGATCTGGGACACCAGAGGATCTCAAGTATCTTATAGACAAAGCCCATGGTTTAGGAATACGAGTTCTGATGGATGTCGTTCACAGCCATGCTAGCAACAATGTCACAGATGGTCTTAATGGGTTTGATGTTGGACAAAGCACTCAAGAATCATACTTCCATACTGGAGAAAGGGGTTATCATAAGCTATGGGATAGCCGATTATTTAACTATGCTAATTGGGAAGTTCTACGCTTTCTTTTATCAAACTTAAGATGGTGGTTGGATGAGTTCAAGTTTGATGGCTTCCGATTTGATGGTGTGACTTCAATGCTCTACCATCATCATGGAATTAACATGGCATTCACTGGAAACTACAGTGAGTATTTCAGTGAGGCTACCGATGTGGATGCGGTTGTTTACATGATGCTTGCAAACCGCTTGGTGCACAAGGTTTTGCCAGATGCCACTATTATTGCCGAAGATGTTTCTGGTATGCCAGCTCTATGTCTACCGGTCTACGAAGGTGGAGTAGGTTTTGACTATCGTTTGGCCATGGCAATCCCTGACAAGTGGATCGATTACTTGAAGAATAAAATAGATATTAAATGGTCAATGAAAGACATTGCTTGGAGCTTAACAAACAGGCGATATACTGAAAAGTGCATAGCATATGCAGAGAGTCATGATCAG GCCATTGTGGGGGACAAAACAATTTCCTTCCTTCTAATGGACAAGGAGATGTATTCAGGCATGTCCAATTTGAAACCTGCTTCGCCTCTCATTGATCGAGGAATTTCACTACACAAG ATGATTCACTTCATAACTATGGCGCTGGGTGGTGAAGGCTACCTAAATTTCATGGGAAATGAG TTTGGCCATCCGGAATGGATTGACTTCCCAAGGGAAGGCAATGGTTGGAGCTATGATAAGTGTAGACGCCAGTGGAACCTTGTGGACACTGATCACCTAAGATACAAG CACATGAATGCCTTTGATAGAGCAATGAATTTGCTTGATGATAGATTTCACTTCCTTGCATCAACAAAGCAGATTGTGAGTAGCACATCTGAAGAAGATAAG GTTATCGTCTTTGAGCGTGGAGATTTGGTTTTTGTGTTCAATTTCCATCCAGAGAACACCTATAGCGG ATATAAGGTTGGCTGTGATTTGCCGGGGAAATACAGGGTCGCACTCGATAGTGATGCTCCGGAATTTGGCGGACATGGACGA GTTGGCCATGATGTAGACCATTTTACAACTCCTGAAGGAATTCCAGGAGTCCCTGAAACAAACTTCAACAACCGTCCCAACTCGTTCCAAATCCTATCCCCTGCCCGCACTTGCACG GTTTATTACAAAGTTGATGAAACTGCTGAGCAACCCGGTGAAGAAACAGCCATAAGTGAAACAACGGTGTCAGGGATTCTGGATCAATCCGAAACTTATGAAACCACTGAAATCCTCCTAGGTGAAGAAACAACTGAAATAGCAACGTTGGCCCTGGATGATTCGAAGATTGATGAGACTGCTGAATTGTCGAGTGACAACAGACCAACAGAGGATTCTCTTGATCAAACTCCTTTAGAAGATCGTTCAGGTGAAATTAGAGATTGA